One segment of Manihot esculenta cultivar AM560-2 chromosome 4, M.esculenta_v8, whole genome shotgun sequence DNA contains the following:
- the LOC110613783 gene encoding formamidopyrimidine-DNA glycosylase isoform X2: MPELPEVEAARRAVEEHCLGKRIKKAIIANDPKVIDGVSSSDFESSLVGKTVISALRKGKNLWLQLDSPPFPSFQFGMAGAIYIKGVAVTKYKRSAINDSDEWPSKYSKLFIELDDGLELSFTDKRRFAKVRLLKDPGSVPPISELGPDALLEPMKFDEFYESLHKKKMGIKALLLDQSFISGIGNWIADEVLYQARIHPLQTACSLSKESCVTLHKCIKEVIQYAVQVDAECSHFPLEWLFHFRWGKKPGTVNGKKIDFIAAGGRKLSGGQAVKAAGALQRKTPNGKKGEDDDEDEVEDDANEAGSEEEEEEEEEEATRKAKSKRELKSRVHVKKPPTKQKSKASHENDNAAADDNGDDGKDGKQKPRRATSDKQAKAKRESNKKATNNSRKPKKKVK; the protein is encoded by the exons ATGCCGGAGCTACCGGAGGTGGAGGCGGCGAGAAGGGCCGTAGAAGAGCACTGCTTAGGCAAGAGGATCAAGAAAGCTATCATAGCTAATGACCCTAAAGTCATCGACGGGGTCTCTTCCTCGGATTTCGAGTCTTCTCTTGTGGGAAAAACCGTAATTTCTGCTCTTCGCAAGGGCAAGAACCTCTGGCTCCAGCTTGATTCCCCTCCCTTCCCTTCGTTCCAGTTCG GGATGGCTGGTGCTATATATATCAAGGGAGTTGCTGTTACCAAATATAAGAG GTCTGCCATAAATGACTCTGATGAGTGGCCATCCAAATATTCAAAGCTATTTATTGAA TTAGATGATGGACTGGAGCTTTCTTTCACTGATAAGAGGAGATTTGCTAAAGTCCGCTTGCTCAAAGAT CCAGGTTCTGTGCCTCCAATTTCTGAGCTCGGCCCTGATGCACTATTGGAGCCAATGAAATTTGATGAATTTTATGAATCCTTACACAAGAAAAAAATGGGAATAAAGGCTCTGTTACTTGATCAG AGTTTTATTTCTGGCATTGGAAACTGGATTGCAGATGAAGTGCTATACCAA GCCAGAATTCATCCACTGCAAACTGCTTGCAGCTTGTCTAAAGAAAGCTGTGTAACATTACACAAGTGCATCAAGGAG GTTATTCAATATGCGGTTCAAGTTGATGCTGAATGCAGCCACTTTCCTCTTGAATGGCTGTTTCATTTTCGATGGGGCAAAAAGCCTGGAACAGTTAATG GGAAGAAGATTGATTTTATCGCTGCTGGTGGTAGG AAGCTGAGTGGAGGGCAAGCTGTGAAAGCAGCAGGAGCACTGCAAAGAAAAACTCCAAATGGAAAAAAAGGCGAGGATGATGACGAAGATGAAGTGGAAGATGATGCCAATGAAGCAGGAagtgaggaagaggaagaggaagaggaagaggaagcaaCTAGAAAGGCTAAATCAAAGAGAGAATTAAAGTCCAGAGTACATGTCAAGAAGCCTCCAACTAAACAGAAGTCCAAGGCAAGTCATGAAAATGACAATGCTGCTGCTGATGATAATGGTGATGATGGAAAAGATGGAAAGCAGAAACCACGCCGAGCAACCAGTGATAAACAGGCTAAAGCAAAAAGGGAATCCAACAAGAAGGCTACCAATAACAGTAGAAAGCCAAAGAAGAAAGTGAAGTAA
- the LOC110613783 gene encoding formamidopyrimidine-DNA glycosylase isoform X1 translates to MPELPEVEAARRAVEEHCLGKRIKKAIIANDPKVIDGVSSSDFESSLVGKTVISALRKGKNLWLQLDSPPFPSFQFGMAGAIYIKGVAVTKYKRSAINDSDEWPSKYSKLFIELDDGLELSFTDKRRFAKVRLLKDPGSVPPISELGPDALLEPMKFDEFYESLHKKKMGIKALLLDQSFISGIGNWIADEVLYQARIHPLQTACSLSKESCVTLHKCIKEVIQYAVQVDAECSHFPLEWLFHFRWGKKPGTVNGKKIDFIAAGGRTTAYVPELQKLSGGQAVKAAGALQRKTPNGKKGEDDDEDEVEDDANEAGSEEEEEEEEEEATRKAKSKRELKSRVHVKKPPTKQKSKASHENDNAAADDNGDDGKDGKQKPRRATSDKQAKAKRESNKKATNNSRKPKKKVK, encoded by the exons ATGCCGGAGCTACCGGAGGTGGAGGCGGCGAGAAGGGCCGTAGAAGAGCACTGCTTAGGCAAGAGGATCAAGAAAGCTATCATAGCTAATGACCCTAAAGTCATCGACGGGGTCTCTTCCTCGGATTTCGAGTCTTCTCTTGTGGGAAAAACCGTAATTTCTGCTCTTCGCAAGGGCAAGAACCTCTGGCTCCAGCTTGATTCCCCTCCCTTCCCTTCGTTCCAGTTCG GGATGGCTGGTGCTATATATATCAAGGGAGTTGCTGTTACCAAATATAAGAG GTCTGCCATAAATGACTCTGATGAGTGGCCATCCAAATATTCAAAGCTATTTATTGAA TTAGATGATGGACTGGAGCTTTCTTTCACTGATAAGAGGAGATTTGCTAAAGTCCGCTTGCTCAAAGAT CCAGGTTCTGTGCCTCCAATTTCTGAGCTCGGCCCTGATGCACTATTGGAGCCAATGAAATTTGATGAATTTTATGAATCCTTACACAAGAAAAAAATGGGAATAAAGGCTCTGTTACTTGATCAG AGTTTTATTTCTGGCATTGGAAACTGGATTGCAGATGAAGTGCTATACCAA GCCAGAATTCATCCACTGCAAACTGCTTGCAGCTTGTCTAAAGAAAGCTGTGTAACATTACACAAGTGCATCAAGGAG GTTATTCAATATGCGGTTCAAGTTGATGCTGAATGCAGCCACTTTCCTCTTGAATGGCTGTTTCATTTTCGATGGGGCAAAAAGCCTGGAACAGTTAATG GGAAGAAGATTGATTTTATCGCTGCTGGTGGTAGG ACAACAGCTTATGTACCAGAGTTGCAGAAGCTGAGTGGAGGGCAAGCTGTGAAAGCAGCAGGAGCACTGCAAAGAAAAACTCCAAATGGAAAAAAAGGCGAGGATGATGACGAAGATGAAGTGGAAGATGATGCCAATGAAGCAGGAagtgaggaagaggaagaggaagaggaagaggaagcaaCTAGAAAGGCTAAATCAAAGAGAGAATTAAAGTCCAGAGTACATGTCAAGAAGCCTCCAACTAAACAGAAGTCCAAGGCAAGTCATGAAAATGACAATGCTGCTGCTGATGATAATGGTGATGATGGAAAAGATGGAAAGCAGAAACCACGCCGAGCAACCAGTGATAAACAGGCTAAAGCAAAAAGGGAATCCAACAAGAAGGCTACCAATAACAGTAGAAAGCCAAAGAAGAAAGTGAAGTAA
- the LOC110613786 gene encoding cis-3-alkyl-4-alkyloxetan-2-one decarboxylase, protein MAWALLSPLPPSLTAYAAKMKNTNYRRRATTIILNTTNSEGGKNKGKDDAPAFNPFGFVTDNPSSRSAIQLPESPAEDGNVGQMLYRIEDKGKEYGSYVKSGKFTWFVRETGSPESQKGTIVFLHGAPTQSYSYRVVMSQMSDYGFHCFAPDWIGFGFSDKPQPGYGFDYTEKEFHEALDALLEVLDIKSPFFLVVQGFLVGSYGLTWALKNKSKISRIAILNSPLTVSSPVPRLFQQLRIPFYGEFTSQNAIMAERFIEAGSPYVLKTEKADVYRLPYLASSGPGFALLEAARKINFRDISSQIADGFATERWDKPILLAWGIVDKYLPQSVAEEFQKRNPDIVKLKLIEGAGHMPQEDWPEKVVDALRLFF, encoded by the exons ATGGCATGGGCTCTGCTCTCCCCTCTCCCACCTTCTCTAACAGCTTATGCCGCCAAAATGAAGAACACAAACTACAGAAGAAGAGCAACTACAATTATACTAAACACCACAAACAGTGAAGGCGGCAAAAACAAAGGTAAAGATGATGCCCCAGCATTTAATCCTTTTGGTTTTGTCACAGATAATCCTTCCAGCCGTAGTGCCATCCAGCTCCCTGAGAGCCCTGCGGAGGACGGCAATGTTGGCCAAATGCTTTAT AGGATCGAGGACAAGGGAAAGGAATATGGTTCATATGTAAAATCCGGGAAGTTTACGTGGTTTGTTAGAGAAACTG GATCACCTGAGAGCCAAAAGGGAACAATTGTCTTTCTACATGGTGCTCCTACTCAATCTTATAGCTATCGAGTTGTCATGTCACAG ATGTCAGATTATGGGTTCCACTGCTTTGCACCTGACTGGATAGGGTTTGGTTTCAGTGACAAGCCACAGCCAGGATATGGTTTTGATTATACAG AGAAGGAGTTCCACGAGGCACTTGATGCATTACTTGAAGTTCTGGACATTAAATCTCCATTCTTTCTTGTTGTTCAG GGTTTTCTTGTAGGTTCATATGGATTGACATGGGCCCTGAAAAACAAGAGCAAGATATCAAGGATTGCAATTTTGAATAGTCCACTGACAGTTTCATCTCCCGTCCCTCGGCTATTTCAACAGCTAAG AATTCCTTTCTATGGAGAATTTACCTCCCAAAATGCTATTATGGCTGAACGCTTTATTGAAGCAGGTAGCCC TTATGTCCTGAAGACAGAAAAGGCTGACGTTTACCGGTTACCATATTTGGCAAGCAGTGGACCAGGATTTG CTCTCCTCGAGGCTGCAAGAAAGATTAATTTCAGAGATATTTCAAGCCAAATAGCCGATGGCTTTGCAACTGAAAG ATGGGATAAACCAATACTTCTTGCTTGGGGAATAGTAGACAAATATTTGCCTCAATCTGTTGCAGAAGAGTTTCAGAAACGAAATCCTGATATTGTTAAGCTGAAGTTGATAGAAGGTGCTGGCCATATGCCACAGGAAGACTG GCCTGAGAAAGTTGTGGATGCTCTGAGATTATTCTTTTAA